The region GCGGGCGTACGTCTCCCCGGCCAGCGGTCCCAGCATCAGCTGCCGGTGTAGCCAGACACACACCTCCTCGACGGAGCCGAGCGAGCGGTTCCGTCGCCGCGCGTCCATGATCGCCCGCTCGTCGACTCCGACCCGTAGCTCGTCACCCCACAACAGCTCACGGTCGAACAGGTGGACGCGGACCGCCGCGCCCCGACGGTCCCGATCAACGCGGGCCAACCAGGCCACCGACCGACGGCGAGCCTGGAGAACCAGTCGTAGGGCGTCCTCGTCCCGTACGCCTCGGCCGCGAACTGCCGTGTCCCCACCACGAGAGCCCGGACCAGCCGGGCCGAGCAGGATCTCCCCCTGCCCACCGTGTAGCACGACCTCGTCGGTGGACCGGAACCGATCGGGTATCCGTTCCGCTCCGACCGTCCGTAGCTCCAGGTCGAGCACCTGGCCGTGCCAGGGCTTCAGACCGCTGGCGGAGAGTCCGGAGCGGGTCGACCCGCCGGGCGTCACCGCACCGTTCCCGTCGACTCGATGAGGTCGAACGTCACCTGCCGGTGTGGACTCAGTGGATCGCTGGTGAAGCACAACCGCCACGGCGGCACCTCCGGACGTAGCTCCACCTCCGCGTCCTGTTCCGGCCACAGCCGCCGCTGCACGTTCCGGTCGCCGGAGACGAGCAGGACCGGCCGGGCGCCCACGTTGCGCACCTGGATGCGGTTGTCGCCATCCCAGCTCACGGTGGACAGTGGTCGGTCCGGGGCGGCGGGACGAATCTCGCCGTGCCGACCGGTCAGTACGAATGGTCGGCCCCGGTCGATTGCCACCAACTCACCGGCGGGTATGTCCCAGCCCCGCACTCCCACCACTCGATCCGGGTCACCGGAGCGCTCGGCCCGGTCGAGGCTGAAGACGTCCGGGCCGGCGTGCAACCAGATCCGGCAGACGAGGTCGCTACCCGACGACGCGCCGCACCAGGGACAGGCCCGGGTCGCGAACCGCTGCCCGGGACACGACCCGCACGCGATCATGGCATCGCCGGCCTGCCACAGCGCCATCGCCCAGTCGGCGCAGGAGGGGCGGCGGCGCGGCTCCAGGAGCCCCTCCTCGAAGGTGCTCCGGAAGTACCGCGTGACCGTCCGCGTCACCAGCCGGTTCCGACCGGGCAGGCCCCCGGTCGAGACGTTGCTATGGTCCTCCGCGTGGTCGATCCACGGCACTCGGTACGCATGTGCCGCCTCCTCCCACTCGACTGGCCCCTCCTCGATCTCGTCACCGATGAACGGGTGTACCGCGAACAGGGTGTGATGTGCCATGACGGCGAACGCGAACGCATCCGAGAGAGTGCTGATCCGGCCACCCCGATTGACCAGCTCAGGGGCACCGTAGCCCGGGGTGTAGACCGCAGGTCGCGATCCGTCGGACTCCACCGCGAGGTTGTCTGGGTCCACCAACCAGATCTGGTCCTGGTCCGTCGGCTCGGAGACCAGGACATTACCGGGAGATGGATCGCCGTAGGCCATTCCCCGGGTGTGCAGGGTCGCGAGCGTGGTCGCGATCCGGGCGAGTATCCGCAGGCGGCGACGCAGTCCGCCGGTCGCCAGATACCACGGGACCAGTTCCACCTCGTACGGTGCCAGCATCTGCCGTTCCAGCGGCACCATGTCGTCGACCAGTTCCATGACGAAACCAAGGTCCGGCTCCGCGAGCATCACCATTGGTCGGGCTATCGGAAGGTCCTCGATCGGCATCCGAGCAACCGCCCGTAGCCGACTCTCCAACGCGGTGGCCTGGCCCGGATCCGCGTCCCGGCGAAACAGCCGTTTCACCGCCAGCCGGCTGTCCTTGACCCGATTGACGACCCCCTCGGCACCGTGGCCGAGCCGCTCGGCCAATGGAAGTGACCGACCCCGCGCGTCCCGCACGGTCTGCTCCATCGCTCTCCCTCTGGCTCCTGGCAGTTCAGGTGGCTGTCCAGATCGACGTGGTCTCCGGTCAGATCAGGTCCTGCAACTCGCGAAGATCGATCGGCGGAATGGTATCGGGCTTGACACTATGGACCCGTTCGGTGACGCGCAGCGTCACCCACCGGAAGAACTGTGCGACCCGGTGGACGTCCTCGGCCCGAAAGACGGGTATCGCCGGGTTGGCAACGAAACTCTCCAACACCCGCTGGGCCTCGTCGTCGATGTCCTGACCGATTCCGACCGCTATCCGCAACGCTGCGGCTCCCCGAACGGACACGAGAAATCGCTCCATTCCGGACTGCCAGTCGTCGGTAGGTTTTCCGTCGGACACCAGGATCACCGTGGGGCTGTACGCCCGGCGGGGCACAATCTCCTCGTTCCTGAGCAGGTCGGCGGCCAACGAGAGCGCACCGCCGATCGGGGTACGTCCAGAGGGTTGCAACTCGGGCCAGACCGCCGATGGCGAGGGTGTCATCGGCAGGTGTAGTCGGGCTTCCTCGCCACCGAACTCGATCGCCGCCACGTGGATCAGACCACGTGGCGAGTCCTGGGCAGCGAAGTCCCGGAACATGCCGGCGATGCTGGCGTTCAGTGTATCGATCTTGTTGTCATCGGCCATGCTGCCGCTTGAGTCGGCGAGGATCAGCACGGGAAGCGGACGCGGAGCAGCCGATCTCGGTCGCACATTCATGATCGGTTCGACGACTTCCGGTTCGGCCCGCCCGGTCGATTC is a window of Micromonospora polyrhachis DNA encoding:
- a CDS encoding protein kinase domain-containing protein, which codes for MEQTVRDARGRSLPLAERLGHGAEGVVNRVKDSRLAVKRLFRRDADPGQATALESRLRAVARMPIEDLPIARPMVMLAEPDLGFVMELVDDMVPLERQMLAPYEVELVPWYLATGGLRRRLRILARIATTLATLHTRGMAYGDPSPGNVLVSEPTDQDQIWLVDPDNLAVESDGSRPAVYTPGYGAPELVNRGGRISTLSDAFAFAVMAHHTLFAVHPFIGDEIEEGPVEWEEAAHAYRVPWIDHAEDHSNVSTGGLPGRNRLVTRTVTRYFRSTFEEGLLEPRRRPSCADWAMALWQAGDAMIACGSCPGQRFATRACPWCGASSGSDLVCRIWLHAGPDVFSLDRAERSGDPDRVVGVRGWDIPAGELVAIDRGRPFVLTGRHGEIRPAAPDRPLSTVSWDGDNRIQVRNVGARPVLLVSGDRNVQRRLWPEQDAEVELRPEVPPWRLCFTSDPLSPHRQVTFDLIESTGTVR
- a CDS encoding vWA domain-containing protein — translated: MAGVESTGRAEPEVVEPIMNVRPRSAAPRPLPVLILADSSGSMADDNKIDTLNASIAGMFRDFAAQDSPRGLIHVAAIEFGGEEARLHLPMTPSPSAVWPELQPSGRTPIGGALSLAADLLRNEEIVPRRAYSPTVILVSDGKPTDDWQSGMERFLVSVRGAAALRIAVGIGQDIDDEAQRVLESFVANPAIPVFRAEDVHRVAQFFRWVTLRVTERVHSVKPDTIPPIDLRELQDLI